One Rissa tridactyla isolate bRisTri1 chromosome 4, bRisTri1.patW.cur.20221130, whole genome shotgun sequence DNA window includes the following coding sequences:
- the TMEM229B gene encoding transmembrane protein 229B, giving the protein MAAAEPLTAFSRWYLYAIHGYFCEVMFTAAWEFVVNFNWKFPGVTSVWALFIYGTSILIVEKMYLYLKDKCNIIVRCFIYTLWTYLWEFTTGLILRQFNACPWDYSQFDFDFMGLITLEYAIPWFCASFIMEQLVIRNTLRLRFDETAEPGAPTVPVALANGHVKTD; this is encoded by the coding sequence ATGGCTGCGGCAGAACCTCTGACTGCTTTCTCCCGGTGGTACCTCTACGCCATTCACGGCTATTTCTGTGAGGTGATGTTCACAGCTGCCTGGGAGTTTGTGGTCAACTTTAACTGGAAGTTTCCAGGTGTTACCAGTGTGTGGGCACTCTTCATCTATGGCACCTCCATCCTCATTGTGGAGAAGATGTATTTGTATCTCAAAGACAAGTGTAACATTATAGTGCGCTGCTTCATTTACACACTTTGGACATACCTCTGGGAGTTCACCACCGGCCTCATCCTACGCCAGTTCAATGCCTGCCCATGGGACTATTCCCAGTTCGATTTTGACTTcatgggcctgatcaccctggaGTATGCCATCCCATGGTTTTGTGCTTCTTTCATCATGGAGCAGCTGGTGATCAGAAACACCCTGCGCTTACGATTTGATGAGACTGCCGAGCCGGGGGCCCCCACTGTCCCCGTTGCCTTGGCCAACGGCCATGTGAAGACTGATTGA